The genomic window ATAGGATTTACAATATGGAAATATGAATATGGACCAATATCAAGGGATCATAACTGGTTggtttgtttatgttatattatatcaGCCCAGTTCCTCTGCTCATAATCCAAACAATGAGTACAGGAAAACAGAGTGTGTCTGATTGTGCAGCTGCAGCCTTAAGGCATTAAGCTTTTCCTTTAAACTCCACCCTCTCTGCTCCCTTTTCCAGTCCAGACTGGATCCACAGTCTGCTCAGACGGAGAGAAAACAACCGACAACCATGCAGTTGTTGAAAGGTGCAGCATGGAATGGTGCCAGAATCACTTCCCCGAGATTCAACCTCGGCGTAAGTGTCACGCAAAGTGTATGGTGCAAGTCCATCCAAGGacatacagaaaaagaaaaacatacagcACTGTCCCAATCACCATGTTGTAAACAATAGTTCTGCTTTCATAGCTGACCATGATGCCTTTCAGAAAAGACTCAGAGGAAGTTAGTTCATGTGCAAGCTTTTTGAGAACTGAGAAAGGAGTTATTCTAGTCATTTAATTACTTGTTATCATTTCCTCATACATGGGAATATAGAGAATTATGACTGCAGGTGTACAGAGAACTAAAACTGTAAAAATATCATGGATTTCTTAGGAGATTATCAGATGCATCGTAGATAATGACAGATTTAAGTCCCTTTGGAGCCCATCTGGACTGCAGTTTTATACACAGTTGATGGCAAAAGTTTTAGGAATGACACAAGActtgtttttgcaaaatttgctgcttaagtttatttatttatttatttaaatttttcaagtgtttctgagtgtttcaattgacaaataaatcacatttaatcaAATAATCCATTTCTGTCATTTCCAAAACATTTGGCTGtgactgtaaatatttttatattttttttgtgttttggtatttagttttctttttaaaGTGTTTTGCTCCCTCTCCCATGACAACCATAGCCAGTATAGAagaatctgaattaaaaaaaacaatactaatAGAAATATTAATATGAAACCAAATGAAACCAAAACTGTCTATTTAGATCAGTGATTTATACAAAGACTATTCAATGTAAAGATTTAAGTCAGGAATTCAGATGTTGGAATAGATCATATTAAAcaggtttagttttgtttttgtttgtttttttaaataaatattctcTTTCCTTTTAGGCCTCTGGGGTCGTGAGTGCCCCAAAAGCTGGTTGATGCTCGACCAGTCTTGCTTCTTCCTGTCCACGTACAGGCTGAGTTGGGATGAGAGCCAGAGGAACTGCACCAACAGAGGAGGATCTCTGACCATCATCAACAGCCAGAGAGTTCAGGTGTCATAAGATGACCACAAACAATATACAGTGTAGTATGACCATGCAGAATGACAGTTTTGGATATATAGAATATAGAGTAAatgcttctttcttttttcagacatttttgagTAAGAAGGGGAACCTGAAATACTGGATTGggctgagagagagagaatccTGGACTTGGGTCGACAACAGTCCTCTGAGAGAGAGGTTCAGTCCTACTGCTCTTCACTACAAATACTCATGATAaactatttaatctttcttgtgTTATCATAGTCATGTTTTTTATATTCTTGTTTGCAGTTACTGGTCAGATGTTCCCGGTGACGGCGAGTGTGTGACGCTGAACACCGACAACCCAGCTGACAAGAACTGCTTAAGTAGGCTGTCAAAGAATCTCCTACTTCATCTGCCAGCTGCAGCCCTGAGCTGAATATGGAGCGAATCATTCTCCTGTCAACACATCTAACTGCATCGCAATAGAGCAACCCTTCCAACTTTCACTTAAACCAGTCATAACCAACAAAGAACAAGAATAACAATTATTTCAAGTAGCATTGTGTAGCTTTATCTGCAATTTGTCACTGCCACTGTCAGCACTAGGCAGCTCATTTTGTGCTCATGTACTATATGATGCGTAAACTACTGGAATTTTACAAAAAGCGAAGGCCAGTGAGTTTGTTTCAAGGATTTATTGTCATATAAAAATGTTCATGAAACCACTTCATATGTTGAATGTCCAAAATATTCAGGCTTTTTTAGTATATATTATTGCTACATATGATTATATGCTACAAAATAATGCATTCTTTTCTATAGCATAATACTGCAGGAATAATTGCACCTTTGACTATATATAAAGACTGAAAAGTTAAGTCTGTGTCTTGTGTGCTCATTGCAGGTGTGTCATTGTTGCATTAGTGAAGTCCCTTTTCCAGTCTCTTCCTCTGTGCAGAATCTCACTCTAGACAAATTTAATGTCGGGGGTCCTCGTCCAGCTCGTACTGATCCATATCCAGACCTAAAGCGCTGTGGCGAATGATCTGCCACCCGGACAGAGGCCTCCCCCTTCTATCCTCTCTGTTTTGGGTCTAAGTCTGGGGGTTCCTGCGCTCGAGCCCTTCATCGAGTCAGACTTCTCCAAACCCTCCTTTTCTTTTTCGTCATCTTTGGAGAAAGCCTTGACGTAACGCCGCATCTTTTGCATCATGGGGTCGTTTCTGTCCTCGACACTGAAGAGATGAAGGAGGAGGTTTCAACAAATATGCTTTCAGTCTAATCTGTCAGGATGTTTACTGTAAGATAGTTACTAGACACTTCTTATTTGCTCAAAGTTATGATATGACATAGAAAATCTGCTCTAGTGAGTCTGAGTCGCCCAAACAGGAGGGATAATATAGCACTGTATCAACAAGACAGTGAGAGTTGTGCTTCTTACTCACAGCACAACATCCTTTGTGGCTGCA from Sphaeramia orbicularis chromosome 16, fSphaOr1.1, whole genome shotgun sequence includes these protein-coding regions:
- the LOC115435485 gene encoding C-type lectin domain family 7 member A isoform X1 — its product is MEMQEIPPEKQEIPPEQQKNDDEGTSEPMLEVKTEDLEKEETEHYTELTSPMEDVYTEAFFGDTQRKKKAGSQTQANIGLWRAACLCLSIICLILLLITVVLGLKLQTGSTVCSDGEKTTDNHAVVERCSMEWCQNHFPEIQPRRLWGRECPKSWLMLDQSCFFLSTYRLSWDESQRNCTNRGGSLTIINSQRVQTFLSKKGNLKYWIGLRERESWTWVDNSPLRESYWSDVPGDGECVTLNTDNPADKNCLSRLSKNLLLHLPAAALS
- the LOC115435485 gene encoding C-type lectin domain family 7 member A isoform X3, with amino-acid sequence MYITFFRRYVEDKTDEASANLSSDSKLSVDVEKEKGSQTQANIGLWRAACLCLSIICLILLLITVVLGLKLQTGSTVCSDGEKTTDNHAVVERCSMEWCQNHFPEIQPRRLWGRECPKSWLMLDQSCFFLSTYRLSWDESQRNCTNRGGSLTIINSQRVQTFLSKKGNLKYWIGLRERESWTWVDNSPLRESYWSDVPGDGECVTLNTDNPADKNCLSRLSKNLLLHLPAAALS
- the LOC115435485 gene encoding C-type lectin domain family 7 member A isoform X2, which codes for MEMQEIPPEKQEIPPEQQKNDDEGTSEPMLEVKTEEKEETEHYTELTSPMEDVYTEAFFGDTQRKKKAGSQTQANIGLWRAACLCLSIICLILLLITVVLGLKLQTGSTVCSDGEKTTDNHAVVERCSMEWCQNHFPEIQPRRLWGRECPKSWLMLDQSCFFLSTYRLSWDESQRNCTNRGGSLTIINSQRVQTFLSKKGNLKYWIGLRERESWTWVDNSPLRESYWSDVPGDGECVTLNTDNPADKNCLSRLSKNLLLHLPAAALS